A genomic stretch from Candidatus Zixiibacteriota bacterium includes:
- a CDS encoding SIR2 family protein codes for MLAMLVGAGFAKWAVHLPVASQLFDFNIDPWGVREVQKLETVKSLKQTWDEKHPDGLAEQFIADALNFQEKSREVVLWYLARRLCEPFIWQEFHSHKWRRHVLMIDEERRFKVAGIVKAQSFIMKFYGPSLGGIITTNYDMTIEYALGTKLFNYGIANQALIGRGPYPVSTWLKPVTLKGKVPLAKIHGSISRDENAYYTEGRRGLTGKALIVAPTPEKQPPPSLEFEWELATRILKRSTCLIVFGFAFNPYDEAVLNLLKNSGSNIRSVLLIDIDPNIERVRQLWPDIEITACLPPPDGNVAIRDWAIS; via the coding sequence ATGTTAGCTATGCTTGTCGGTGCCGGTTTCGCAAAATGGGCCGTTCATTTGCCTGTAGCTAGTCAGTTATTCGATTTCAATATTGATCCATGGGGTGTTCGCGAGGTTCAAAAACTTGAGACTGTAAAATCACTTAAACAAACTTGGGATGAAAAGCATCCAGATGGGCTTGCCGAACAATTCATCGCAGACGCACTAAATTTCCAAGAGAAAAGTAGGGAAGTTGTTCTCTGGTATCTTGCTCGCCGACTCTGTGAACCATTTATTTGGCAAGAGTTTCATTCACACAAATGGCGAAGACATGTTTTAATGATTGATGAGGAACGTAGATTCAAGGTTGCAGGGATTGTGAAGGCACAAAGCTTCATCATGAAATTTTATGGGCCATCACTAGGGGGTATCATCACTACGAATTACGACATGACTATAGAATATGCGCTTGGAACTAAGCTATTCAATTACGGTATCGCCAATCAGGCACTTATTGGACGAGGACCGTACCCTGTTTCCACTTGGCTAAAGCCGGTCACGCTAAAAGGCAAAGTGCCTTTAGCCAAAATCCACGGTAGTATTTCACGGGACGAGAATGCTTATTACACTGAAGGAAGACGTGGGTTAACAGGAAAAGCACTGATCGTGGCCCCTACTCCAGAAAAACAGCCGCCCCCATCTTTGGAATTTGAGTGGGAGTTAGCGACAAGAATTCTTAAACGTTCTACTTGTTTGATAGTTTTTGGTTTTGCTTTTAATCCTTATGACGAAGCCGTTCTGAACTTGCTTAAAAATTCAGGATCCAACATTAGGTCTGTTCTACTAATTGATATAGATCCAAACATTGAGAGAGTGCGACAACTATGGCCTGATATAGAAATTACAGCATGCCTGCCACCACCAGACGGTAATGTAGCAATTCGGGATT